The Dehalogenimonas lykanthroporepellens BL-DC-9 genome includes a window with the following:
- a CDS encoding ribosomal protein S16 (manually curated~TIGRFAM: ribosomal protein S16~KEGG: deg:DehalGT_0505 ribosomal protein S16~PFAM: ribosomal protein S16), with protein sequence MLKIKLRRMGAPKKPSYRIVIADSRSARNGAFLETVGHYDPMTDPETVSIDAASVKDWIGKGAQPTDTVNRLLKKAGVLE encoded by the coding sequence ATGCTGAAAATCAAACTGCGAAGAATGGGTGCCCCCAAGAAACCGAGTTACCGGATCGTCATCGCCGATTCCAGGTCAGCGCGCAACGGCGCCTTCCTGGAAACCGTCGGCCACTACGACCCGATGACCGACCCGGAAACGGTATCGATTGACGCCGCCAGTGTCAAGGACTGGATTGGTAAAGGCGCCCAGCCGACAGATACAGTCAACAGACTTCTAAAAAAGGCCGGAGTCCTGGAGTAA
- a CDS encoding Deoxyribonuclease V (KEGG: mca:MCA0045 endonuclease V~PFAM: Endonuclease V), translating into MEGLSVTGLPVVTPDEAIRLQRGLAVRVIDRDEPAGEVRLVAGIDVAAGRTGENGRAAVVVLRYPGLETVETAVFVGPLVMPYVPGLLSFRELPLILPALERLTTRPNLLLVDGQGVAHPRRLGIAAHLGLITGLPAIGCAKSRLCGTAGEPGPERGSAADLIDRGEIIGRVVRTRFGCRPVYVSVGHRVSLETAVDWVLKLGQGFRLPEPVRLAHLAAGSGQS; encoded by the coding sequence ATGGAAGGCCTCTCTGTTACCGGGCTACCGGTGGTGACACCGGACGAGGCAATACGGTTGCAGAGGGGGCTGGCTGTCCGGGTGATTGACCGGGATGAACCGGCTGGGGAAGTCCGGCTGGTAGCCGGTATCGATGTAGCCGCCGGAAGAACCGGGGAAAACGGCCGGGCGGCGGTGGTTGTTCTGCGGTATCCGGGGCTGGAGACGGTCGAAACCGCGGTTTTCGTTGGACCGCTGGTTATGCCGTATGTCCCCGGTCTGCTGTCATTTCGAGAGTTGCCGCTGATTCTACCGGCCCTGGAACGGCTGACGACGAGGCCCAATCTGCTCTTGGTGGATGGACAGGGAGTGGCTCATCCGCGGCGATTGGGCATAGCCGCCCACCTGGGCTTGATTACCGGATTGCCGGCTATCGGCTGTGCCAAGTCCCGGTTGTGCGGGACGGCCGGCGAGCCGGGGCCGGAGCGGGGAAGTGCCGCTGATTTGATCGACCGGGGTGAGATTATCGGCCGGGTGGTACGCACCCGGTTCGGTTGCCGCCCGGTGTATGTTTCGGTGGGGCACCGCGTCAGCCTTGAAACGGCGGTGGACTGGGTGCTTAAATTAGGTCAAGGGTTCCGACTGCCGGAGCCGGTGCGGCTGGCTCACCTGGCCGCGGGAAGCGGCCAAAGCTAA
- a CDS encoding peptide chain release factor 2 (KEGG: deb:DehaBAV1_0544 peptide chain release factor 2~TIGRFAM: peptide chain release factor 2~PFAM: Class I peptide chain release factor; PCRF domain protein), with product MITIDGFWEDSDNSQKVMRRLTGLKKTVEQWRSLERRLNELAELDALGDPEMAQDVDAETEAVSDELDRLEFELSYSGEYDERNALLSIHAGAGGVESQDWAEMLLAMYVKWGERRDYDVEILETSAGDEAGIKSVTAEFRGRYAYGNLRSEHGVHRLIRLSPFDSDHARHTSFALVEVMPEVEEDAEVEINPDDIKLEAFRASGAGGQNVQKVSSAVRLTHTPSGIVVTAQTERSQHQNREVAMSLLRARLLQRKIAEQEAEKARLKGERISNEWGSQIRSYVLHPYKMVKDHRTGMETGNTQAVLEEGNIEMFIEAYLKGQIGEE from the coding sequence GTGATTACCATCGACGGCTTCTGGGAAGACAGCGATAACTCCCAGAAAGTCATGCGGCGGCTGACCGGACTTAAAAAGACGGTGGAGCAGTGGCGTAGCCTGGAGCGGCGATTGAATGAACTGGCCGAACTGGACGCGCTGGGCGACCCGGAAATGGCCCAGGACGTAGATGCCGAAACCGAGGCGGTGAGCGATGAGCTGGACCGGTTGGAGTTCGAGCTGTCTTACAGCGGCGAGTACGATGAACGCAACGCCCTTCTGTCCATCCACGCCGGCGCCGGCGGTGTCGAGAGTCAGGACTGGGCGGAAATGTTACTGGCGATGTACGTCAAATGGGGTGAGCGCCGTGATTATGACGTCGAGATACTGGAGACATCGGCCGGAGATGAGGCCGGCATCAAGAGTGTGACGGCGGAATTTCGCGGGCGGTATGCCTACGGCAACCTGCGGAGCGAACACGGCGTTCACCGTCTGATAAGGCTGTCGCCGTTCGATTCCGACCACGCGCGGCATACTTCGTTCGCTCTGGTCGAGGTGATGCCGGAAGTGGAAGAGGACGCCGAAGTGGAGATTAACCCTGATGACATAAAACTGGAAGCCTTCCGGGCTTCCGGTGCCGGCGGTCAGAATGTCCAGAAGGTGTCCTCAGCGGTCAGGCTGACCCATACGCCGTCGGGTATCGTAGTTACTGCCCAGACGGAGCGGTCGCAACACCAGAACCGGGAAGTGGCCATGAGCCTGCTCCGGGCGCGGCTGTTGCAACGCAAGATAGCCGAACAGGAAGCTGAAAAAGCGCGGCTCAAGGGCGAGCGGATTTCCAACGAATGGGGCAGTCAGATACGCAGTTATGTACTGCATCCCTATAAAATGGTCAAGGACCACCGTACCGGAATGGAAACCGGTAATACCCAGGCGGTGCTGGAGGAGGGCAATATCGAGATGTTCATCGAGGCCTATCTCAAGGGGCAGATTGGTGAAGAATAA
- a CDS encoding conserved hypothetical protein (KEGG: det:DET0571 hypothetical protein) yields MVKNKLISALLAAVLFITGAVTPVAAAGGELEVGRNSYSAVFPNSLSFSLNATAPADIVDARLNYQVRRQGFAEVYNEVIVRVTPGTDVALSYSLNLRRVGGLPPGTLIDYWWTLRDVNGREYVTGVEQFTFDDARYEWKTISDGLVTLYWYNGSDSFADQLMATAQAALDKLEQDTGARLSDPVAIYIYDSAQALQNSMVFPQEWTGGVSFTNFNTISIGIETSALNWGKRAVVHELAHVVTNQMTANPYNNIPTWLNEGLSMYAEGPLDALYVVFYNQALDLKSLISVRSLSSPFSADPALAYLSYAESYHIVKYLVDTYGEDRMSRLLEEFAEGASADGALLAVYGFDLEGLDAEWQEYAYGAVPDRIQTGVTWTPWLVSLIVLVAGAVVVIAVWLFYPHAVRTEGTKR; encoded by the coding sequence TTGGTGAAGAATAAACTGATATCGGCGCTGTTGGCGGCGGTTCTGTTCATCACCGGGGCGGTCACGCCGGTCGCGGCCGCCGGAGGAGAACTGGAGGTCGGGCGCAACTCCTATTCCGCCGTCTTTCCCAATTCGCTGAGTTTCAGTCTGAACGCCACGGCGCCGGCCGATATCGTCGATGCCCGTCTGAATTATCAGGTGCGGCGACAGGGTTTCGCCGAGGTGTATAACGAGGTTATCGTCCGGGTGACGCCGGGCACCGATGTCGCCCTGAGCTATTCGCTCAACCTGAGAAGGGTTGGCGGTCTGCCGCCGGGGACACTCATCGATTACTGGTGGACGCTCCGAGACGTTAACGGGCGAGAATACGTCACCGGCGTTGAGCAGTTCACCTTCGATGACGCCCGCTATGAATGGAAAACCATATCCGACGGGCTGGTGACGCTGTACTGGTACAACGGGTCCGATTCTTTCGCTGACCAGTTGATGGCGACGGCGCAGGCGGCGCTGGACAAACTGGAACAGGATACCGGCGCCCGGTTGAGCGACCCCGTGGCCATCTATATTTATGACAGTGCCCAGGCCTTGCAGAACTCCATGGTCTTTCCCCAGGAATGGACCGGAGGGGTGTCCTTCACCAACTTCAATACCATTTCCATCGGTATCGAAACCTCTGCTCTCAACTGGGGCAAACGGGCGGTGGTGCATGAACTGGCTCATGTGGTGACCAACCAGATGACGGCCAATCCCTACAATAACATTCCGACCTGGCTGAACGAGGGTCTGTCGATGTACGCCGAAGGTCCGCTGGACGCGCTGTATGTAGTGTTTTACAACCAGGCGCTGGACCTGAAGAGCCTGATATCGGTCAGGAGTCTGTCCAGCCCGTTTTCCGCCGACCCGGCGCTGGCCTATCTGTCTTACGCTGAGAGTTATCACATCGTCAAGTACCTGGTCGATACCTACGGCGAAGACCGAATGAGCCGTCTGCTGGAAGAGTTCGCTGAGGGAGCTTCAGCTGACGGCGCCCTGCTGGCGGTGTACGGGTTCGACCTGGAAGGGCTCGATGCCGAGTGGCAGGAATATGCCTATGGTGCCGTCCCTGACCGGATACAGACCGGCGTGACCTGGACCCCGTGGCTGGTGTCGCTCATAGTGCTGGTGGCCGGGGCGGTGGTTGTTATCGCGGTGTGGCTTTTTTATCCCCACGCCGTCAGGACGGAGGGGACGAAGAGATGA
- a CDS encoding extracellular solute-binding protein family 5 (PFAM: extracellular solute-binding protein family 5~KEGG: det:DET0573 oligopeptide-binding protein, putative): MRRRLVTMIASAAMAFSLILTGCVSDSADSLPPPGSGGRLNLAANEPYNLDPALVGDAGALMFVSQIFSGLVRVTADGVAPDIAVDWIISEDGTVYTFHLREDVTFHDGTPLTAADFRYSWERALTPATGSTTARTYLGDIVGADAMLDGESASLAGVRVIDDYTLEVTIESPRSYFLSKLSYATAFAVDAADVAAGGEWWRTPNGTGPFILDDWANDSYIMLKGYPEYYGGAPALDSVVFRFLAGRSMDLYEMGQIDVATVDAAYLDRALDPAGIFATDAQVISQLSLYFLGFDSAEPPFDDPLVRQAFSAAIDRDRLMELVFNDMNQSAEGIVPPGIPGYDPGFEGIGYDPELARELLAQSSYGSAANLPEITLTTLGYGGLIGSDLEAVIHQWRVNLGVEVRVRQLEPEVFLYNLKQEKDQIFYQGWIADYPHQQNFLEILFGSGADNNWGEYSNPLVDALLAEAAALTDPEASEAIYRQVERILVDEAAIWPYYFGRSYILVKPYVTGYELSPLGVPLLQNVVIDREVEAPAGLTVS, encoded by the coding sequence ATGAGACGACGGCTGGTGACCATGATAGCGAGCGCCGCTATGGCGTTTTCGCTGATATTGACCGGATGTGTGTCGGATTCCGCCGATTCTCTGCCGCCGCCGGGTAGTGGCGGGCGGCTGAACCTGGCGGCTAACGAGCCCTACAACCTGGACCCGGCGCTGGTGGGCGATGCCGGGGCGTTGATGTTTGTCAGTCAGATATTCAGCGGGCTGGTGCGAGTGACCGCCGACGGCGTGGCGCCGGATATCGCCGTCGACTGGATTATCAGTGAAGACGGCACTGTTTACACCTTCCATTTGCGGGAGGATGTGACCTTTCATGACGGCACGCCCCTGACTGCCGCTGACTTCAGGTATTCCTGGGAAAGGGCTCTGACGCCGGCCACCGGCAGTACCACGGCCCGGACATATCTGGGTGACATAGTCGGCGCTGACGCCATGCTGGACGGGGAATCAGCCAGTCTGGCCGGGGTCAGGGTGATTGACGATTACACTCTGGAAGTGACCATCGAGAGTCCGCGCTCTTATTTTCTATCCAAGCTGAGCTATGCCACCGCCTTTGCCGTGGATGCCGCCGATGTCGCCGCCGGCGGTGAGTGGTGGCGGACGCCCAATGGCACCGGGCCTTTCATTCTGGATGATTGGGCGAACGATTCCTATATCATGCTGAAAGGCTATCCGGAGTATTACGGCGGCGCGCCCGCCCTGGATTCGGTGGTCTTTCGTTTCCTGGCCGGGAGATCCATGGACCTGTACGAAATGGGACAGATAGATGTGGCTACCGTGGACGCGGCCTATCTGGACCGGGCGCTCGACCCGGCGGGTATTTTTGCTACCGACGCTCAGGTTATATCTCAGCTGAGTCTTTATTTCCTGGGATTCGATAGCGCTGAACCGCCCTTCGACGATCCGCTGGTGCGGCAGGCTTTTTCGGCGGCTATCGACCGTGACCGGTTGATGGAGCTGGTCTTCAATGACATGAACCAGTCAGCCGAAGGGATTGTGCCGCCGGGAATCCCCGGTTACGATCCGGGATTCGAGGGTATCGGCTACGACCCCGAACTGGCCAGGGAACTGCTGGCGCAATCGTCTTACGGCAGTGCCGCCAACCTGCCGGAGATAACGCTGACCACGCTGGGTTATGGCGGCCTCATCGGCTCCGACCTGGAGGCGGTTATTCACCAGTGGCGGGTCAACCTGGGCGTCGAGGTCAGGGTGCGGCAACTGGAGCCGGAAGTGTTTCTCTACAACCTGAAACAGGAGAAGGACCAGATATTCTACCAGGGATGGATAGCTGATTATCCGCATCAGCAGAACTTCCTGGAAATACTGTTCGGCAGTGGCGCCGATAACAACTGGGGCGAATACTCCAATCCGCTGGTGGACGCCCTGCTGGCCGAGGCGGCGGCGCTGACCGACCCGGAAGCCAGTGAGGCCATTTACCGGCAGGTGGAACGGATACTGGTCGATGAGGCGGCAATCTGGCCGTATTACTTCGGCCGCAGTTATATCCTGGTGAAACCCTATGTTACCGGCTATGAACTGAGCCCGCTGGGAGTGCCGCTGTTACAGAACGTGGTCATCGACCGGGAGGTGGAAGCGCCTGCCGGGCTGACCGTCAGTTGA
- a CDS encoding glutamine synthetase, type I (KEGG: deb:DehaBAV1_0952 L-glutamine synthetase~TIGRFAM: glutamine synthetase, type I~PFAM: glutamine synthetase catalytic region; glutamine synthetase beta-Grasp), which produces MSKTRSEAIEYVLKRAHDDKVKFIRLWFTDILGHLKSFSIAISELEGALQEGMGFDGSSIEGYTRIDESDMMALPDPDTFITLPWRKKGDENVGRMFCDIKKPGGEQFDGDPRYVLKRMLKKAAEKNYTYYVGPELEYFYFKDEDNTEFLDKGGYFDMTPRDVASDWRRETVLTLEEVGIPVEYSHHEVAPSQHEIDIRYADALTMADNVMTYRLIVKEIALKNGIYATFMPKPVFGENGSGMHCHQSLFNGERNAFFDPNDQYHLSDTARHYIAGILKHAPEFCAVTNQWVNSYKRLVPGYEAPIYLSWARRNRSDLVRVPEYRVGRENSTRIELRSPDPACNPYLAFAVMLAAGLKGIEEKYEVPEPVEENVYEMSEKERQERGIGTLPTSLEEAVHKLENSQLVREALGEHVFNAFIENKKIEWAKFRAYVTDWERNQYLSVL; this is translated from the coding sequence ATGTCTAAAACCCGTTCCGAGGCAATTGAATACGTTCTCAAACGCGCACACGATGACAAGGTGAAATTTATCCGCCTGTGGTTCACCGATATCCTGGGTCACCTGAAGAGCTTCTCCATCGCCATATCCGAACTGGAAGGCGCTCTGCAGGAAGGCATGGGCTTCGACGGTTCGTCCATCGAAGGTTACACCCGCATCGACGAAAGCGATATGATGGCTCTGCCAGACCCCGATACCTTCATCACTCTGCCATGGCGCAAGAAGGGCGACGAGAATGTCGGCCGGATGTTCTGCGATATCAAGAAACCGGGCGGGGAACAGTTCGACGGGGACCCGCGCTATGTGCTCAAGCGGATGCTCAAGAAAGCGGCCGAAAAGAACTACACCTATTACGTCGGGCCCGAGTTGGAATATTTCTACTTCAAGGATGAGGATAACACTGAGTTCCTGGATAAGGGCGGTTATTTCGATATGACCCCTCGTGATGTAGCCAGCGACTGGCGCCGGGAAACGGTGCTGACCCTGGAAGAGGTGGGTATCCCGGTGGAATATTCCCACCACGAGGTAGCGCCTTCCCAGCATGAGATCGACATCCGTTACGCCGACGCCCTGACCATGGCCGACAATGTCATGACCTACCGGTTGATCGTCAAGGAAATCGCGCTGAAAAACGGCATCTACGCCACCTTCATGCCCAAACCGGTTTTCGGTGAAAACGGTTCCGGCATGCATTGTCACCAGTCCCTGTTCAACGGGGAGCGCAACGCCTTCTTTGACCCGAACGACCAGTACCATCTGTCCGATACCGCCCGGCATTACATTGCCGGTATCCTTAAGCACGCGCCGGAGTTCTGCGCCGTCACCAACCAGTGGGTCAACTCTTACAAACGGCTGGTCCCCGGTTATGAGGCCCCCATCTACCTGTCCTGGGCGCGCCGCAACCGCTCCGACCTGGTGCGGGTGCCGGAATACCGTGTCGGCCGGGAGAACTCCACCCGCATCGAACTGCGTTCGCCGGATCCGGCCTGCAACCCATATCTGGCCTTCGCCGTTATGCTGGCCGCCGGGCTCAAGGGCATCGAGGAAAAGTACGAAGTACCCGAACCGGTGGAGGAAAACGTCTATGAGATGTCCGAGAAGGAGCGGCAAGAGCGAGGTATCGGCACGCTGCCGACCAGCCTGGAGGAAGCCGTTCACAAACTGGAAAACAGCCAGTTGGTACGCGAAGCGCTGGGCGAGCATGTGTTCAATGCCTTCATCGAGAATAAGAAAATCGAATGGGCCAAGTTCCGGGCTTATGTTACCGACTGGGAACGCAACCAGTATCTGTCGGTTCTCTAG